In the Caenorhabditis elegans chromosome X genome, one interval contains:
- the lsd-1 gene encoding Lysine-specific histone demethylase (Confirmed by transcript evidence), protein MASGTRRKANDDSQSSSEGSSSTTPQFIPQVPFDFNLGSINEEVDDSNGLTGIASVPKDILTPLRDHYSLAEVARRHGISADRPTEIEAAFFPEVQMSRSFSDVFLMIRNTTLSIWLASATTECTAEDVIKHLTPPYNTEIHLVQNIVLFLSRFGMINIGFFFPKTELVNNMEKKFVVVIGAGAAGIAAATQLLTFGFDVAVVEASGLTGGRVRSLISKHGELIETGCDSLRNLDESVITTLLHQVPLNENIMSENTIVFSKGKYVPVARCHVINGLYANLKAGLAHASHGPEQRGENGLYISRQQAYENYFNMIERSTLLSYYNFAKEKVNLNAERKHLYEVLKTNRLTALLAEQKLKNTPPSDELLLKSLQIDIEKAIRQFDEACERFEICEERIADLEKNPRCKQSMHPNDFIHYNFLLGFEERLFGAQLEKVQFSCNVNELKLKSQVARVQEGLAQVLINVANERKVKIHHNQRVIEIDTGSSDAVILKLRKPDGSVGILNADYVVSTLPIGVLKKTIIGDERAPVFRPPLPKSKFAAIRSLGNGLINKIVFVFETRFWPESINQFAIVPDKISERAAMFTWSSLPESRTLTTHYVGENRFHDTPVTELITKALEMLKTVFKDCPSPIDAYVTNWHTDELAFGTGTFMSLRTEPQHFDALKEPLKTRDGKPRVFFAGEHTSALEHGTLDGAFNSGLRAAADLANTCIEIPFINRSRDLIFPPYPRARYSNEGD, encoded by the exons ATGGCTTCTGGGACTCGGCGGAAAGCGAATGATGATTCACAAAGCTCTTCTGAAGGATCTTCCAGCACAACACCACAATTTATTCCACAAGTACCGTTCGACTTCAACCTAGGATCTATCAACGAGGAAGTTGATGATTCTAATGGACTCACTGGAATAGCAAGCGTGCCGAAGGACATTCTGACTCCGCTCAGAGATCACTACt CTCTCGCAGAGGTTGCCCGTCGTCATGGAATTTCAGCTGATAGACCAACGGAAATTGAAGCCGCGTTTTTCCCAGAAGTCCAAATGTCAAGATCTTTTTCTGATGTATTTCTCATGATTAGAAACACGACTTTGAGTATCTGGCTAGCCAGTGCCACCACAGAATGTACGGCCGAAGATGTGATTAAGCATTTAACTCCTCCATACAATACTGAGATCCATTTAGTCCAAAACATTGTGTTATTTCTGTCAAGATTTGGAATGATCAATATTGGGTTTTTCTTTCCGAAAACAGAACTGGTCAACAACATGGAGAAGAAGTTTGTCGTCGTCATTGGCGCTGGAGCCGCTGGAATCGCCGCAGCTACTCAACTGCTTACCTTTGGTTTTGATGTAGCCGTTGTTGAAGCATCT GGTTTAACGGGAGGTCGTGTTCGGTCGCTGATTTCCAAACATGGCGAGTTGATTGAAACTGGATGTGACTCATTGAGAAACCTTG acgAGTCAGTTATTACTACTCTTCTTCATCAAGTTCCATTAAACGAAAATATAATGTCTGAAAacacaattgttttttctaaagGAAAATATGTACCCGTTGCTCGTTGTCACGTTATTAACGGGTTGTATGC taacttGAAAGCTGGTCTTGCCCACGCATCTCATGGTCCGGAGCAACGTGGTGAAAATGGATTGTACATTTCCAGACAGCAAGCTTACGAAAACTATTTCAA CATGATCGAACGGAGCACATTGTTAAGTTACTACAACTTTGCCaaagaaaaagtcaatttaAACGCCGAAAGAAAACATTTGTACGAAGTTCTTAAAACCAATCGATTGACTGCTCTGTTAGCAgaacaaaaactcaaaaacacACCGCCAAGTGATGAGTTGTTACTGAAATCGTTGCAAATAGATATCGAAAAAGCTATTAGGCAATTTGATGAAGCTTGtgaacgttttgaaatttgtgaagaAAGAATAGcggatctggaaaaaaatccacgGTGTAAACAATCCATGCATCCAAATGATTTCATTCATTACAATTTTCTACTTGGCTTTGAGGAACGTCTATTCGGTGCACAGCTTGAAAAAGTTCAGTTTTCGTGCAACGTGAACGAGTTGAAACTGAAAAGCCAAGTTGCTCGAG TTCAAGAAGGACTTGCCCAAGTATTGATCAATGTTGCAAATGAACGCAAGGTTAAGATTCATCACAACCAGCGAGTTATAGAGATTGATACGGGCTCCAGCGACGCGGTTATTCTGAAGTTACGAAAACCTGATGGATCAGTCGGTATTTTGAATGCGGACTACGTAGTGTCAACTCTTCCAattggagttttgaaaaa aactatcATCGGAGACGAGCGAGCACCAGTCTTTCGGCCACCGCTTCccaaatcaaaatttgctgCAATCAGATCACTCGGAAACGGACTGATCAACAAAATTGTATTTGTGTTTGAAACGCGATTTTGGCCAGAGTCAATTAACCAGTTTGCTATAGTTCCCGACAAAAT ATCTGAACGAGCCGCTATGTTCACGTGGTCTTCATTACCCGAGTCCAGAACTCTCACTACTCACTATGTCGGAGAGAATCGGTTTCACGATACTCCCGTCACGGAACTTATCACCAAAGCGTTGGAAATGCTGAAGACGGTTTTCAAAGATTGTCCTAGTCCTATTGATGCATACGTCACCAACTGGCACACCGACGAATTAGCATTTGGCACAGGAACTTTCATGTCTTTGAGAACCGAACCCCAACACTTTGACGCCTTGAAAGAACCGCTGAAAACACGAGATGGAAAACCGCGGGTATTTTTTGCTGGTGAGCACACTAGCGCATTGGAACATGGAACATTGGATGGTGCATTCAATTCGGGTCTTCGCGCTGCCGCTGACTTGGCGAACACTTGTATCGAAATTCCATTTATCAACCGTTCAAGGGATCTCATTTTTCCACCGTATCCACGGGCACGCTACAGCAACGAGGGTGATTAA